The following are from one region of the Candidatus Binataceae bacterium genome:
- a CDS encoding Smr/MutS family protein, whose amino-acid sequence MRARDLKALEFDKIVALIAGLAVSEPGRRAAAALHPSTDVERVRAQLRATAELVELRARAGGLPLGEFIDQRELMLAVAPEGAVLGGEALVKLRDFVIVARTAAAFLRSRVEALHQLGALARNLVAPKELADAMLRALADDGGLLDDASPELKRLRTRMRDQRLELETRLGRSLNDSGMAPFVSDYIVTVRNRRFVLPLKPNFTERLDGVVQDRSVSGETLFVEPMWAVELNNRLMLLEREAAAEEYRLLMRLSAMVRGYAHELGLTFTALTELDALNARAQFAERCGGVEPTLADDGVELIAARHPLLIASGRTTVPIDLRVGPGQRGIVISGPNTGGKTVALKTLGLFALMAQAGILIPAAAGSRLKVFGGVFADIGDEQSIAASLSSFAAHVVNLTDIVTSLREPALVILDEPGGGTDPIEGAALAIGLMDYLAARDCIVAVATHSTAVKLHAYSRAGFDAAAVDFDEARLEPLYRLKPHTIGQSYGLAVARRLGFPEAIVAAAEAAMPAGSTELAETLRRLETERIDLKLRSDALAAREAHLTDRERAAEATIEQAQARIDAERAELRAGGAALLDEIRRDGANLMAELKNRNKGRSEFSRMLADAAAKVDAAAPTTDASPAESVALHAGDQVELGGLRGELLAIEPGKAIFGRGGLRIEVAPERLRRAGPPRPSTQLPTVAVVTPSSAAAELNLIGERTSDALRKLEEFLDQAYLTNQTEIRVAHGIGSGTLKKAIHDYLSASPYCASFRQAEPHQGGAGATIVTLGD is encoded by the coding sequence ATGCGCGCACGCGATCTTAAAGCACTCGAGTTCGACAAAATCGTCGCGCTGATCGCCGGACTCGCAGTCTCGGAGCCGGGCCGGCGGGCCGCCGCGGCGCTCCATCCTTCCACCGACGTTGAGCGGGTGCGCGCGCAGCTCCGTGCCACTGCCGAACTGGTCGAATTGCGCGCGCGCGCGGGCGGCCTTCCGCTCGGCGAATTTATCGATCAGCGCGAGCTGATGCTAGCCGTTGCGCCCGAAGGCGCCGTGCTCGGAGGCGAGGCGCTCGTCAAGCTGCGCGACTTTGTCATCGTCGCGCGCACCGCCGCCGCTTTTCTCCGCTCGCGCGTCGAGGCGCTGCACCAGCTCGGCGCGCTGGCGCGCAATCTGGTCGCACCCAAGGAGCTCGCCGACGCGATGCTGCGCGCACTCGCCGACGACGGCGGCCTGCTCGACGACGCCAGCCCGGAGCTCAAACGGCTGCGCACGCGGATGCGCGATCAGCGCCTCGAACTCGAAACGCGCCTCGGCCGTTCCCTCAACGATTCCGGCATGGCGCCCTTCGTCTCGGATTACATCGTTACCGTCCGTAACCGCCGCTTCGTGCTGCCGCTCAAGCCGAACTTCACCGAGCGCCTCGACGGCGTCGTGCAGGACCGCTCCGTCTCGGGCGAAACGCTATTCGTCGAACCGATGTGGGCAGTCGAGTTGAACAATCGCTTGATGCTCCTCGAACGCGAAGCCGCGGCCGAAGAGTACCGCCTCTTGATGCGCCTCTCCGCGATGGTCCGCGGCTATGCGCACGAACTCGGCCTCACCTTCACCGCGCTCACCGAGCTCGACGCGCTCAATGCGCGCGCACAGTTTGCGGAACGCTGCGGCGGCGTCGAACCCACGCTGGCCGACGATGGCGTCGAACTGATCGCCGCGCGCCATCCGCTCTTGATCGCCAGCGGACGCACAACAGTACCGATCGATCTTCGCGTCGGTCCGGGCCAGCGCGGCATCGTAATCTCGGGACCCAACACCGGCGGCAAAACCGTCGCGCTCAAAACCCTGGGACTCTTCGCACTGATGGCGCAGGCGGGAATCCTGATTCCGGCCGCCGCCGGCAGCCGGCTCAAGGTCTTCGGCGGGGTGTTCGCCGACATCGGCGACGAGCAATCGATCGCCGCCAGCCTCTCGAGCTTCGCCGCCCACGTCGTCAACCTGACCGACATCGTCACCTCACTACGCGAGCCCGCGCTGGTTATCCTTGACGAGCCGGGCGGCGGCACCGATCCGATCGAGGGCGCCGCGCTCGCGATCGGCCTGATGGACTATCTCGCGGCGCGCGATTGTATCGTGGCGGTCGCCACCCACTCGACCGCGGTCAAGCTCCACGCCTATTCGCGCGCCGGCTTCGACGCCGCGGCGGTCGATTTCGACGAGGCCCGGCTGGAGCCACTCTACCGCCTCAAACCCCACACCATCGGCCAGAGCTACGGCCTTGCGGTCGCGCGTCGGCTCGGCTTCCCCGAAGCGATCGTCGCCGCAGCGGAGGCCGCGATGCCCGCGGGCAGCACCGAACTTGCGGAGACCCTGCGCCGCCTCGAAACCGAGCGCATCGACCTCAAGCTGCGCAGCGATGCTCTCGCAGCGCGCGAGGCGCATCTGACCGATCGTGAGCGCGCCGCCGAAGCGACTATCGAACAGGCGCAGGCGCGGATCGATGCCGAACGCGCCGAGCTGCGCGCTGGCGGCGCCGCCTTGCTCGACGAAATCCGCCGCGACGGCGCGAACCTGATGGCTGAGTTGAAAAACCGCAACAAGGGCCGCTCTGAGTTTTCGCGGATGCTCGCCGACGCCGCTGCGAAGGTCGACGCCGCGGCGCCCACGACTGACGCGTCGCCGGCCGAATCGGTCGCGCTGCACGCCGGTGATCAGGTCGAACTCGGCGGTCTGCGCGGCGAACTGCTAGCCATCGAGCCCGGCAAGGCCATCTTCGGGCGTGGCGGCTTGCGCATCGAGGTCGCGCCGGAACGACTGCGACGGGCCGGGCCACCGCGGCCTTCCACTCAACTACCCACGGTAGCTGTCGTCACCCCGAGCAGCGCCGCGGCCGAGCTCAATCTGATCGGTGAACGGACCAGCGACGCGCTGCGCAAGCTCGAGGAGTTTCTCGACCAGGCCTATTTGACCAACCAGACCGAAATTCGCGTTGCGCACGGGATCGGCTCAGGCACGCTCAAGAAAGCGATCCACGATTA
- a CDS encoding carboxyl transferase domain-containing protein codes for MERIESRINPNDPDFRSNRAAMTARCDELRAEIERIRLGGPETARKRHVERGKLLVRERVRRLLDPGSPFLELSMLAAHGMYDGEAPGASIVTGIGRIQGREAVIVANDATVKGGTYYPITVKKHLRAQEIALENRLPCVYLVDSGGAFLPLQAEVFPDREHFGRIFYNQAQMSAAGLAQVAIVMGSCTAGGAYVPAMCDENVIVREQGTIFLAGPPLVRAATGEVVSAEELGGGDVHTRISGVSDHLADNDEHALEIARNVFENLGARRDPATVLEQDAPEDPYYDPAELYGIISADPRKPYEVREVIARMVDGSRMHEFKPRYGTTLVTGFARIHGYPVGIIANNGVLFSESALKATHFIQMCCARRIPLLFLQNITGFIVGKRYEQGGIAKDGAKMVNAVANAQVPKFTVIIGASNGAGNYGMCGRAYSPRLLFMWPNARISVMGGEQAANTLLTVKLDQLAREGGAMSPAEQAEFTRPTLDKYAHESSCYYASARLWDDGVIDPVETRATLALGIAASLNAGIPEAARFGVFRM; via the coding sequence ATGGAACGCATCGAATCGCGCATCAACCCTAACGATCCGGATTTCCGCAGTAACCGCGCGGCGATGACCGCCCGCTGTGACGAGCTGCGCGCCGAGATCGAGCGCATCCGGCTGGGCGGTCCGGAAACAGCGCGGAAGCGCCACGTCGAGCGCGGCAAGCTGCTGGTGCGCGAGCGTGTGCGCCGGCTGCTCGATCCGGGAAGTCCGTTTCTCGAACTCTCGATGCTGGCGGCGCATGGGATGTACGACGGCGAAGCGCCCGGCGCGAGTATCGTGACCGGAATCGGGCGCATCCAGGGGCGTGAAGCGGTGATTGTCGCGAACGACGCAACCGTCAAGGGCGGCACCTATTATCCGATCACCGTGAAGAAACATCTGCGGGCGCAGGAGATCGCGCTCGAGAACCGGCTGCCCTGCGTCTACCTGGTCGACTCGGGCGGCGCCTTTCTGCCGTTGCAGGCCGAGGTCTTTCCCGATCGTGAACATTTCGGCAGGATTTTCTACAATCAGGCGCAGATGTCGGCGGCGGGACTCGCGCAGGTTGCGATCGTCATGGGCTCGTGCACGGCGGGCGGCGCCTATGTGCCGGCGATGTGCGACGAAAACGTCATCGTGCGCGAGCAGGGGACGATTTTCCTGGCGGGACCGCCGCTGGTGCGCGCGGCCACCGGCGAGGTGGTCAGCGCCGAAGAGCTCGGCGGCGGCGATGTCCATACGCGAATCTCCGGGGTGAGCGATCATCTGGCCGACAACGACGAGCATGCGCTGGAGATCGCGCGCAACGTCTTCGAGAACCTGGGCGCGCGGCGCGATCCGGCTACCGTGCTGGAGCAAGATGCACCGGAAGATCCCTACTACGATCCGGCCGAACTCTACGGAATCATCTCGGCGGATCCGCGCAAACCCTACGAGGTGCGCGAGGTCATCGCGCGGATGGTTGACGGCAGCCGGATGCATGAATTCAAGCCGCGCTACGGCACGACGCTGGTGACCGGATTCGCGCGCATCCACGGTTATCCGGTCGGGATAATCGCGAACAACGGCGTGCTCTTCAGCGAATCGGCGCTGAAGGCGACGCACTTTATCCAGATGTGCTGCGCGCGGCGGATTCCATTGCTGTTTTTGCAGAACATCACCGGCTTTATCGTCGGCAAGCGCTATGAGCAGGGCGGGATCGCCAAGGACGGCGCCAAGATGGTCAACGCAGTGGCGAACGCGCAGGTGCCGAAGTTCACGGTGATCATCGGAGCGTCAAACGGGGCCGGCAATTACGGCATGTGCGGACGCGCCTACTCACCGCGGCTGCTCTTCATGTGGCCCAACGCGCGCATTTCCGTGATGGGCGGAGAGCAGGCGGCGAACACCCTGCTGACCGTGAAGCTCGACCAGCTTGCGCGCGAGGGCGGCGCGATGTCGCCGGCGGAGCAGGCCGAGTTCACCCGGCCGACGCTCGATAAATACGCGCACGAATCGAGCTGCTATTACGCCAGCGCGCGGCTGTGGGACGATGGCGTGATTGATCCGGTCGAGACCCGCGCAACGCTGGCGCTCGGAATTGCGGCCTCACTGAACGCGGGCATTCCGGAGGCGGCGCGGTTCGGCGTGTTCAGGATGTAG